The DNA sequence CGTGGCCGCCATCTGCCACGGGGCCCAGGTGCTCGCGGCAGCGGGCGTGCTCAAGGGCCGCTCGTGCAGCGCCTACCCGGCGGTAGGGCCCGAGGTGGCCGGGTGCGGGGGCACCTACGCCGACGTCCCGGTGGACAAGGCCCACGTGGACGGGAACCTCGTCACCGCCCCGGCCTGGCCCGCCCACCCCGAGTGGCTGGCGAAGTTCCTGGACGTGCTGGGCACGAAGATCGTGCCCTGAGGTGGTGGTGACCCAGCGCTGGCGGTGCCTGGTCTGCGGCTACCTGACCCCGGGGGAGGCCGCCCCCCAAGCCTGCCCTGTTTGCGGGGCGGAACGCTCCCAGTTTTCCCCCGTGGGCCGCGGGAAGGCGCGGTTCGTGCGGGACGTGTGGGACACCTTCCTCCTCCACCCCGTGGCCGCCCACACCCCCAACGGGGCCCTGCCCGCCGCCGTGCTCTTCCTCGTCCTGGCCTTCCTGTGGCGAGAGCCATCCCTGGAGCGGGCGGCCTTCTATCTCCTGGTGCTGGTGCTGGGGGCCGTGCCGGTCTCGGCCGCCTCGGGCGCGCGGGACTGGAAGCGGCGCTACGGGGGCCGGCGGGTTCCGGTGTTCCGGTGGAAGCTCGCCCTTTCCNNNNNNNNNNCTGCGGCTCGCGGCGCCGGACCTCTTCCTCGGCGGGAGCCCCCTGCGCTTTCTCTACGCCGGCCTCATCTTCCTCGCCATGGTCCCGGCGGTGCTCCTGGGGCACTTCGGGGGCAAGCTCGTGTTTCATTGGAAAAAGCGATGACGGCACGACCCGATCCGGTGTCCGACTGGAACGCCGTGGCGTGCGCCGGCGAGGGGGAGTTTCGGGCCGCCCTGCGCCTCCTGGAGCCCTGGGGGGCCGTGGGGCGCACGGGGTACTACAACGTGCTCGCGGTGCGCCTGGCCGACCCCGACGCCTTCCTCGCGGACTTCGCCCGCCGCCTCGAGGCCGAGCCCGGGCTTCGCAACACCGTGAGCCGGATGATGGTGTGCCGGGCGACCTTCGGGTTCCAATCCCGGGAGGAGTTCGAGGCGCGGGCCCGTGAAGCCGTGCTCGTCTGGGCCCCGGCCCTGGAGGGAAAGTCGTTCCACGTGCGCATGCACCGCCGCGGCTTCAAGAAGGCCCTCTCGAGTCTCGAAGAGGAGCACGTCCTCGACGCCGTCTTGATGGAGGCCCTCGAGGCCCGGGGCCGCCCCGGCCGCATCACCTTCGACGACCCCGACGCGGTGGTGGCGGTGGAGACCGTGGGCGGCCGGGCGGGCCTCTCCCTCTGGACCCGGGAAGAGCTGCGCCGCTACCCCTTCCTGGGGGTGGACTGAGGGCCTTCGGTCGGGGCCATCAACCGTGGCTCTCGATCCGAAAGCGTCCGAGGACGTCCTGGAGCTGGGCCGAGAGCCCGGCCAGCCGGTCGGCCGCCCCGGTGATCTCGCCCACCGCACCCTCCGTGAAGCGCGCCACCCCGGCAATGGCCTCCACGTTCTCCACGACCTGCCGCGACACGGCCGACTGCTCTTCCGCGGCGGCGGCGATCATCCGCGCCATCTCCAGGCCCGAGTCGGAGACCGAGAGGATCTCGCCCAGCGCTTCCCGGGCCTGGGCGGCCAGCGCCACGCCTGCATCGGTCTGCTCCAGCCCCTGACGCATGGCGTCGAGAGACCTTCGGGTATCCGCCCGCAGCTTGCCGATCATCCGGGAGATCTCCCCCGTGGCCCGGCCCGTCTTTTCGGCGAGTTTTCGCACCTCGTCCGCCACCACCGCGAAGCCCCGGCCCTGCTCCCCCGCCCGGGCGGCCTCGATGGTCGCGTTGAGCGCCAAGAGGTTCGTCTGGTCGGCGATGTCGTCGATGGTCGTGAGGATCGACCCGATCTCTTCGCAGCTCGCCCCGAGCTCCTCCACGGCGCCGGAGATGGTCCGGACGGTCTCGGCTACCGCCTGCATTCCCTCTTCCGTGCGCCGCACCACGCCCTGGCCGTGCTCCGCCCGCTCCCGCACCCGGCTGGAGACCTGGGCGGTGGAGGCCGCGTTGCGGGCCACGTCGTCGTTGGTGGTGGACATCTCCGCCACCGCGGTGGCGACCTCCTGCACCTGCCGCGCCTGCTCTCCCGCCCCCGCCCGGAGCTCCTGGGCGGTGGCCGCGAGCTGCCCCGCCGAGGAGGCCACCACCTGGCAGTTCTCGGTGGCGTGCCCCACCAGGGTCTGGATCTTCTCCACGAAGAGGTTGAACCACCGGGCGGCCTCGCCCACCTCGTCCCGGGTGGTCACGGGGACGCGCAGGGTAAGGTCGCCCTCGCCCTCCGCGATGTCCCGCAGGCGGTGCTCCAGGTGGCGCACGGGGGTGGCGATGCGCCGCCCGATCCAGGTTGCGATGAAGACGCCCAGCAGTACGCCGGCGGCGGAGAACCAGCCGGTGATGGAGGTTGTCCGCGTGGAGACCTCTTCGATGTGGCCCAGGGTCTCGTACAGGGCGGCGCTGGAGCCCTCGCGCATCGCCGCCAGCGCCTTCTCGAAGCCCTGGAGCTCCGCCGCATACTCATTGCGCACCCGGATGAAGTCGAGCATCTCCTGGTCGATGGCGAAGGCGGCGGCCTCGCGGCCGCGGTCGAAGGACCGGGCAAAGGCGGTCTCGAAGGCCGCCAGGTGCCCCGAGAGGGGCCCCTCCGGAGGAAGGCGGCTGCGCACCGCCGACGCCCGTTCCCGAATCTTCTCGCCGCCGTCCCGCGCCCTCTCCAGGGCCTCCGGGGAGGCGGACTCCGCCGCGGCGGCGAGCTCGAACTGCACCCGCTGGGCGGCGTTGGCGAGGTCCACCACCGCCACCGCGACCTGGAAGTCGCGCTCCTTCACTTGGCGGGTCATGCCCCGAATCTCGCCCGCAGAGCGCAGACCGAACGCCGCGATGCCCACGAGCAGGACCAGGACGACGCCAAAACCGATGAGGAGCTTTGGTGCAATGCGCAGGCGATCGAGCATGGAAGACTCTCCGCGGCGGGTAGCCGCCGCTCACTGGGACGACGTGTCGACCGGCATCCCCTCCTTGAGCCAACGCTCCATGCCGCCCTGGAGTTTGGCCACTTCGGAGAGGCCGCGCGCCGCAAGGTACCGGCCCGCCAGGGGAGATCGGCGGCCGTTCACGTCGAGGACCACCACCCGGCGTTCTCCGGGAATCTCTCCGGCGCGCTCGGTGAGCTGGTCGAAGGGAATGTGGAGGCGTGCGGGCGTCGCGATGCGGTACTTGGCTACCTCCGAGGAGGGGCGGATGTCCAGGAGCACGACGGCCTGCCCGCCGTCCAGGAGCCCCTTGAGCTCCGCGGGCACCACGTCGGGCACGTCGGCCTTGGGCAGCTTCTCGGTGCTCTCCACGGGGTAGCCCGCCTGGATCCAGTCCGGGAGGCCGCCGCGAAAGCAGTGGACGTTGGTGTAGCCCAGGCTCACCGCCAGACTGGCGGCTTCGGGGGCGGCCACTCACTTCATGCCGAGGCAGTAGAAGACGAGCGCCGCTCCCTTGTCGGAGGGGAGCTTGGCCTCGAGCTCGTGGGGCGCGATGTTGACGGACCCCGCGATGTGGAGATCGTTGAACTCGATGCGGCTCAGGGGGTTGACGACGGTGGTCCCCCCGGCGTCCATGAGCGCCTTGACCTGGACCGCGTTGACCTCCTTCCACTGCGCGGCTCCG is a window from the Thermodesulfobacteriota bacterium genome containing:
- a CDS encoding rubredoxin-like domain-containing protein, with the protein product MTQRWRCLVCGYLTPGEAAPQACPVCGAERSQFSPVGRGKARFVRDVWDTFLLHPVAAHTPNGALPAAVLFLVLAFLWREPSLERAAFYLLVLVLGAVPVSAASGARDWKRRYGGRRVPVFRWKLALS
- a CDS encoding THUMP domain-containing protein, producing the protein MTARPDPVSDWNAVACAGEGEFRAALRLLEPWGAVGRTGYYNVLAVRLADPDAFLADFARRLEAEPGLRNTVSRMMVCRATFGFQSREEFEARAREAVLVWAPALEGKSFHVRMHRRGFKKALSSLEEEHVLDAVLMEALEARGRPGRITFDDPDAVVAVETVGGRAGLSLWTREELRRYPFLGVD
- a CDS encoding methyl-accepting chemotaxis protein, with the protein product MLDRLRIAPKLLIGFGVVLVLLVGIAAFGLRSAGEIRGMTRQVKERDFQVAVAVVDLANAAQRVQFELAAAAESASPEALERARDGGEKIRERASAVRSRLPPEGPLSGHLAAFETAFARSFDRGREAAAFAIDQEMLDFIRVRNEYAAELQGFEKALAAMREGSSAALYETLGHIEEVSTRTTSITGWFSAAGVLLGVFIATWIGRRIATPVRHLEHRLRDIAEGEGDLTLRVPVTTRDEVGEAARWFNLFVEKIQTLVGHATENCQVVASSAGQLAATAQELRAGAGEQARQVQEVATAVAEMSTTNDDVARNAASTAQVSSRVRERAEHGQGVVRRTEEGMQAVAETVRTISGAVEELGASCEEIGSILTTIDDIADQTNLLALNATIEAARAGEQGRGFAVVADEVRKLAEKTGRATGEISRMIGKLRADTRRSLDAMRQGLEQTDAGVALAAQAREALGEILSVSDSGLEMARMIAAAAEEQSAVSRQVVENVEAIAGVARFTEGAVGEITGAADRLAGLSAQLQDVLGRFRIESHG
- a CDS encoding rhodanese-like domain-containing protein — translated: MAAPEAASLAVSLGYTNVHCFRGGLPDWIQAGYPVESTEKLPKADVPDVVPAELKGLLDGGQAVVLLDIRPSSEVAKYRIATPARLHIPFDQLTERAGEIPGERRVVVLDVNGRRSPLAGRYLAARGLSEVAKLQGGMERWLKEGMPVDTSSQ
- a CDS encoding rhodanese-like domain-containing protein, with protein sequence MERNHRYVAMALGAVLCAASAGAAQWKEVNAVQVKALMDAGGTTVVNPLSRIEFNDLHIAGSVNIAPHELEAKLPSDKGAALVFYCLGMK